From Neorhodopirellula lusitana, a single genomic window includes:
- a CDS encoding radical SAM protein yields the protein MNILFDELPVPVEEWDAAPRFVSLAITNLCDLRCEYCYAPKTSHSLSIESVCNWSRELDANGCLGVGLGGGEPTLHKDFFEICDRITQATDLAVSVTTHLNRLDYEGLDRLCEVTHFVRVSMDGVGDTYEKLRQRSFAELTLKIAYLARKMRIGLNFVVNEDTIGDLEYASRIASELGVAEFVLLPQVQTARVARVPCEVEDRMRKWLSTYGGPLQVSISESAVAEGISIANPFQDTCGAYAHVDAMGFLRETSFSVSGTPIGKNGFMATYLMMYKESE from the coding sequence TTGAACATCCTGTTCGATGAGTTACCTGTGCCGGTGGAAGAATGGGATGCGGCGCCACGGTTCGTTTCGTTGGCAATTACGAATCTATGTGATTTGAGATGCGAGTACTGTTACGCCCCGAAGACGTCTCATTCTTTGTCAATCGAGTCAGTCTGCAATTGGAGTCGCGAACTCGACGCCAATGGATGCCTGGGCGTTGGCTTGGGCGGTGGTGAGCCGACCCTTCACAAAGACTTCTTCGAGATCTGCGATCGTATAACTCAAGCAACCGATCTTGCTGTTTCAGTGACGACTCATTTGAATCGCCTTGATTACGAGGGGCTTGATCGCCTTTGCGAGGTAACTCATTTTGTTCGCGTCTCGATGGACGGAGTCGGGGACACTTACGAAAAACTTCGGCAACGGAGTTTCGCTGAGTTGACGTTAAAGATCGCGTACCTTGCCCGAAAGATGCGGATCGGATTGAATTTTGTCGTCAACGAAGACACGATCGGTGATCTCGAGTATGCGAGTCGAATCGCGAGTGAACTTGGCGTAGCGGAGTTCGTGTTACTGCCGCAGGTGCAGACCGCGCGGGTCGCACGTGTTCCCTGTGAAGTCGAAGATAGGATGCGAAAATGGCTCTCCACTTACGGTGGTCCACTGCAAGTTTCAATTTCCGAATCGGCTGTTGCTGAAGGTATTTCGATCGCTAATCCGTTTCAGGACACTTGCGGTGCGTATGCACATGTTGATGCGATGGGATTTTTGAGGGAGACTTCTTTTTCAGTTTCAGGAACCCCAATCGGTAAAAATGGATTCATGGCTACATACCTGATGATGTATAAGGAATCGGAATGA
- a CDS encoding PLP-dependent cysteine synthase family protein, producing the protein MKNRTQNNAFPEGSRYLHQIAPTPLVPVSLQEGGAEIWCKLEYLNPSGSTKDRIARHIIEKAWRAGKIKRGSTVVEASSGSTSIAFALACSQMGLRFIAFIPESATSERELIIRAYGGIVRRVPGEMPEVLQAAKASSESEGWFLGQQFENADNTEAHRLFTGSEILSQIPGGCVDAVVSGVGTGGSLRGLYEAFSGAGCDVGAHAAIPIEGELFGTNVECCSLRFSSNVPGVADGISEIYATWDCGKLREWEIHDEECLALTHQLWAKGFPVGPSSGLNMAAAIQVADELGEGSAVVTVFPDRMERYFSHKIFADLLK; encoded by the coding sequence ATGAAAAACCGAACTCAGAACAACGCGTTTCCCGAGGGAAGTCGCTACCTTCATCAGATCGCGCCAACTCCGTTGGTACCAGTGAGTTTGCAGGAAGGTGGTGCGGAAATCTGGTGCAAGCTGGAATATCTCAACCCGAGTGGATCCACCAAGGATCGAATCGCTCGGCACATTATCGAGAAAGCGTGGCGTGCGGGGAAAATCAAGCGAGGGAGTACGGTTGTTGAGGCTTCTAGTGGATCGACCAGTATCGCCTTTGCGCTCGCGTGCAGTCAGATGGGGCTTCGTTTCATTGCGTTCATTCCCGAATCGGCAACGTCTGAACGTGAACTGATCATCCGTGCCTACGGGGGCATCGTCAGACGGGTCCCGGGTGAAATGCCGGAGGTCCTGCAGGCGGCGAAAGCAAGCAGCGAATCCGAAGGCTGGTTTCTGGGGCAACAGTTTGAAAACGCAGACAACACCGAAGCTCACCGGTTGTTCACCGGATCAGAGATTCTTTCTCAGATCCCCGGTGGCTGCGTTGATGCCGTGGTCAGTGGGGTTGGGACTGGCGGGTCTCTTCGCGGACTCTATGAAGCGTTCAGCGGAGCCGGTTGTGATGTCGGCGCCCATGCTGCGATCCCGATTGAAGGCGAGCTGTTCGGTACCAACGTGGAGTGTTGCAGCCTTCGTTTCAGCTCGAATGTTCCCGGAGTTGCCGATGGAATCAGCGAAATCTATGCGACGTGGGATTGCGGCAAATTGAGGGAATGGGAGATTCACGACGAAGAGTGTTTGGCTTTGACGCATCAGTTATGGGCAAAAGGTTTTCCGGTTGGCCCCAGTTCTGGACTCAACATGGCAGCCGCGATTCAGGTCGCAGACGAGTTGGGAGAGGGCAGCGCAGTTGTCACCGTATTCCCGGATCGGATGGAACGCTATTTCTCGCACAAGATTTTCGCGGATCTGCTGAAGTAA
- a CDS encoding PDDEXK nuclease domain-containing protein, with product MAQPESHLARQTLRTPYNFDFLTLTGRHSERELEDGLIDHLTKFLLEFGASFAFVGRRYNYSIDLRISSTCEAKLRTRLVKTEQAASCPKLSRRRPPEHQKPKCKGGLVAQTKAPSHKCLEMSASDRGQRNPESRV from the coding sequence TTGGCGCAGCCTGAAAGCCACCTCGCCCGACAAACGCTCCGAACCCCGTACAACTTCGACTTCCTGACGCTCACCGGGCGACACAGCGAACGAGAACTAGAAGATGGCCTGATCGATCACCTGACCAAGTTCTTGCTCGAATTTGGAGCCAGCTTCGCATTCGTCGGCCGACGATACAACTACAGCATCGACCTAAGAATATCGAGCACATGCGAAGCCAAGCTGAGAACGCGGCTAGTCAAAACTGAGCAAGCAGCGTCATGCCCAAAACTAAGCCGGCGTCGGCCACCGGAGCACCAAAAACCGAAGTGCAAAGGCGGGTTGGTGGCCCAGACCAAGGCCCCTTCGCATAAATGCTTAGAAATGTCGGCTTCCGACAGAGGCCAACGGAATCCCGAATCCCGAGTCTGA
- a CDS encoding DUF6375 family protein, protein MKVWMGYGSEHSNNLMMVGTFANADRASEAFKDFDEIRKQAQVDYEAGILDFEKTRSRWSDAMQALLTKHNVYSLGPDDLMDFVLDTHVSHEGDKIIVQTDEIEVAGFLKLFYSRGARIEVGDAQFFEKEAE, encoded by the coding sequence ATGAAGGTTTGGATGGGTTACGGATCAGAGCATTCTAACAACTTGATGATGGTTGGAACTTTCGCAAACGCTGACAGAGCGTCCGAAGCTTTCAAGGATTTCGATGAGATCCGAAAACAGGCACAAGTCGACTACGAAGCTGGGATTTTGGACTTTGAGAAGACTCGCTCGCGTTGGTCAGATGCCATGCAGGCCCTACTGACGAAGCACAACGTCTACTCGCTTGGTCCTGATGATTTGATGGACTTTGTACTTGATACGCATGTTTCACATGAGGGAGACAAGATTATCGTGCAAACCGATGAGATCGAAGTCGCCGGTTTCTTGAAACTGTTTTACAGTCGTGGAGCGCGCATCGAAGTGGGAGATGCTCAGTTCTTTGAAAAGGAAGCGGAATAG
- a CDS encoding class I SAM-dependent methyltransferase, whose amino-acid sequence MSRNLDPADDILAYNREAWDSQVRKKNRWTVPVSSEEIQRARDDDWRIVLTPEKHVPAEWFPNFREATVDVLCLAGSGGQQAPVLAAAGANVTVFDNSPAQLKQDQLVADREGLALMLVQGDMADLSVFENESFDLIVHPCSNCFVPNVLPVWKEAARVMKPGANLLSGIVNPVLYLFDDQLMERGEFKVCHKIPYSDLTGLSPEQRREYLNDDEPFCFGHTLADQLGGQIEAGLSITGMFEDRWSDWPISQHIPTFLATKATKLN is encoded by the coding sequence ATGAGCCGTAACCTCGACCCTGCGGATGACATCCTTGCCTACAATCGCGAGGCTTGGGACAGCCAGGTTCGCAAGAAGAACCGCTGGACGGTCCCGGTTTCATCGGAGGAGATTCAGCGGGCTCGTGACGATGACTGGCGGATCGTACTGACGCCGGAGAAACATGTTCCAGCCGAGTGGTTCCCCAATTTCCGCGAGGCTACCGTTGACGTGCTGTGCCTTGCGGGAAGCGGCGGCCAACAGGCTCCGGTTCTGGCGGCGGCTGGAGCCAATGTGACCGTCTTCGACAATTCGCCCGCTCAATTGAAACAAGACCAACTCGTGGCAGACCGTGAAGGGCTTGCGTTGATGTTGGTGCAAGGCGACATGGCTGATCTTTCCGTTTTCGAAAATGAGTCTTTTGATTTGATCGTCCATCCATGTTCCAACTGCTTCGTTCCGAATGTGCTGCCGGTTTGGAAGGAAGCTGCACGGGTCATGAAGCCAGGAGCGAACTTGCTCTCAGGCATCGTCAATCCGGTTTTGTATCTGTTCGACGATCAATTAATGGAACGAGGCGAGTTCAAGGTCTGTCACAAGATCCCCTATTCGGACCTTACCGGCCTCTCTCCCGAGCAGCGGCGAGAATATCTCAACGACGACGAGCCATTCTGTTTCGGACATACGCTGGCCGATCAGCTCGGCGGACAAATCGAAGCCGGCCTCTCGATCACAGGCATGTTCGAAGACCGCTGGTCAGACTGGCCAATCTCCCAACACATCCCCACCTTCCTCGCAACCAAAGCCACCAAGCTCAATTGA